AACTGTGGAAAAAAGTATATGACTGGGCAACAGATGCGGCTAGAGGATCTAATAAATATACATTTGCTAATTTAGGTACTCCAGGTGATGGGGGTAGAGGCATGCAGCACCCTGTAACCACTATAAACTGGCGTGATGCAATAGTTTGGTGTAATGCGCTTACTGAATGGTATAATGCTCAAAAAGGGACAAAGTATGGATGTGTATATACAAATAGCGATATTGTATTGCGGGATTCAACAAATACAAATTGTGATAGCGCGGTGGCAAGCCCAACGGCCAAAGGCTTCCGCTTGCTAACCGGTAACGAATGGGAGCTTGCTGCGCGCTACAGGGGTAGTGATACTACAAATGTGGTAACAGGAACAGTAAATGGTGTTAATTTTGATGAAATGACAACCAAGTGGACCAAGGGGGATTCAGCAAGTGGTGCTAATGGTAGTGATTCAATAGCAACGGATATTGTAGCATGGTATGAAGGTAATAGTAATAATTCTACACATGAGGTTAAAACCAAAACACATAATACCCTTGATTTATATGACATGAGCGGTAATGTGACTGAATGGTGTCTGGATTTATATGATGCATCTAGCCGACTATATAGAGGTGGTTCGTGGAATCAAGCATTAGCATTTATTCCAATTGGTAGATATTTTGATAGAACCACTCCAGATGATAAGAATATTTTAATTGGATTTCGGATTGCTAAGAGTCAATAAATTATTATCATTGTTTAATTTGAAGCTACACTATCTTTTAATTGATTAAGAAATTTGGAGCTAAAACCAATATTTGATGCACTAATAAAGTTAAAATATAACCGTCCAATTAACCCCATCTTTACAAAATAATAAAGATATGCATATATTCTGCATGAAAGGTAAAAAATTCCTTTTTTACGAAGATAAAGATGGGAAAAAATCTTCAACACA
The sequence above is a segment of the Spirochaetota bacterium genome. Coding sequences within it:
- a CDS encoding SUMF1/EgtB/PvdO family nonheme iron enzyme — translated: MKAIPVILILMLVILSFNGCGGGGGSDEESAIYSTGDKLTYTADGVSFIMVYVEGGLTFPKGQSDDSTGTVAEAYWIAETEVTYELWKKVYDWATDAARGSNKYTFANLGTPGDGGRGMQHPVTTINWRDAIVWCNALTEWYNAQKGTKYGCVYTNSDIVLRDSTNTNCDSAVASPTAKGFRLLTGNEWELAARYRGSDTTNVVTGTVNGVNFDEMTTKWTKGDSASGANGSDSIATDIVAWYEGNSNNSTHEVKTKTHNTLDLYDMSGNVTEWCLDLYDASSRLYRGGSWNQALAFIPIGRYFDRTTPDDKNILIGFRIAKSQ